ATTAAAAATCGTGGATTTCCCTACATTCGGCCGGCCAACAATTGCTACTACCGGTTTTGACATAATTAATTCATCCTTCCACTTCTGATAAGCCTATTATACACGAAAAAGAGGATGGCATCTGAATAATGTCCATCCCCTTAAATTGTCCAATATTCAGTTTTTCAAAGGAACTGCAAAATGCTTCGTCTCAAGCCCCCGTTGCTGCAAATGGGCAAGCAATTCACCATTGATGACAGCAGGGGTCGAGCGGATCTCTTCAATTGTCTGTGCACCAAGTGCAGTCATGAGCATACGCAAATCTTCGTGAAGCCCATGGATTTCTTCAATCAAACCGATTTCCCCAAGGCTCACCGCGTGCTTCAAAAAACTACCTGCAATGCCCACAGCATCTGCGCCAAGACGAAATGCCCGGATAACATCACCGGCGTTTTGAAGCCCGCCAGACGCCAACACAGTGCGGCTGAAGCCTTCTCGGCATTCAACGATTGCTGCAGCCGTCGGGATGCCCCAGTCTTCGAAATAGGCCAATTTGCGTTTTCTGCGTTCATTTTCGATGCTGGCGAAATTCGTACCGCCAAACCCGCTCGCATCGATCGCCGCCACTTGGGTCTTGTCAAGCGCTTCGGCAGTTTCCTGTGAAATGCCGAAGCCGGTTTCTTTGATGATGACCGGCACATCTAAGGCCTCTGCAATCATCTCAATTCGCTCAAGCGCTCCTCGAAACTGGCGGTCGCCTTCTGGCATTGTCAGTTCCTGGACGACATTTAAGTGAATCTGCAAGGCATCTGCTCTGATCATCTCGACCGCTTCTATCGCTTGTTTTACAGTAGCTTCACTGCCAAGATTGCCAAATATGATTCCCTGTGGGTTTTCTTTTCGAACTATGCTATAGCTTTCGCGTTCATCCTTGTCCTTCAGGGCTGCCATTTGTGAACCGACAGCCATGGCGATTCCCGTTTCTTTCGCCGCCCGCGCGAGCATGGCATTCAGTTGCAAAGTCTCGGAACCGCCTCCACCGGTCATGGCATTAATAAAAACAGGTGATTTTAGTTGCAAATCACCTGTTTTGGGTTCCAATGATACGTCGGCAACGCCGATTCCCGGCAGCGCCTGATGGACAAAACGGACGCAGTCGAGCCAAGTA
This is a stretch of genomic DNA from Planococcus maritimus. It encodes these proteins:
- the fni gene encoding type 2 isopentenyl-diphosphate Delta-isomerase, whose product is MSRAKRKMDHINYALSTGQGRATWLDCVRFVHQALPGIGVADVSLEPKTGDLQLKSPVFINAMTGGGGSETLQLNAMLARAAKETGIAMAVGSQMAALKDKDERESYSIVRKENPQGIIFGNLGSEATVKQAIEAVEMIRADALQIHLNVVQELTMPEGDRQFRGALERIEMIAEALDVPVIIKETGFGISQETAEALDKTQVAAIDASGFGGTNFASIENERRKRKLAYFEDWGIPTAAAIVECREGFSRTVLASGGLQNAGDVIRAFRLGADAVGIAGSFLKHAVSLGEIGLIEEIHGLHEDLRMLMTALGAQTIEEIRSTPAVINGELLAHLQQRGLETKHFAVPLKN